In Candidatus Saccharimonadales bacterium, one DNA window encodes the following:
- a CDS encoding F0F1 ATP synthase subunit beta (Produces ATP from ADP in the presence of a proton gradient across the membrane. The beta chain is a regulatory subunit) has protein sequence MSEQTVYKKGVIRTLKGLVIKVQFDEGMPDLNEMLYVDNEKKSPLLVSSLTNGDTAVCLNIGGDYSIQKGESVTRSGHSLEIPVGEEMIGRVWDAMGRPIDGKPQLDQAVLDKMTKRQIFSPAFTETSLENRSDEVLETGLKVLDFFTPFVKGRKIGIVGGAGVGKTVLTMEIINNVAVGSGAISMFAGIGERIREGHELYKTLDDNDLLKTTAMFFGQMNENPVQRSLIGLSAITLAEYFRDDLKKDVLLFADNMYRYIQAKNEVSTIIDQTPAEGGYQPTVFSDIKTFQDRLSTNVNGSITALQTIYVPADDLSDPAVQMIQHELDSTIVLSRAVAAQGIRPAVDILASKSSLLTPEVVGERHYELATRATAVLQKYESLKGIIAIIGESELSTEDRDDYNKAKQLIEFFKQRFNVMEKVTGVPGEHMTREQTLDGVEAIIGKSEPKVKVDETKPGEDKSDKTPVEQKSDTKEVDTPPVVLETKPGEK, from the coding sequence ATGAGTGAGCAAACAGTGTATAAAAAAGGCGTCATTAGAACCCTTAAGGGCCTTGTTATCAAAGTTCAATTTGATGAAGGGATGCCAGATCTTAATGAAATGCTGTATGTTGATAATGAGAAAAAATCACCACTTCTCGTTAGTAGCTTAACGAACGGTGACACAGCGGTCTGTTTGAATATTGGTGGTGACTACAGTATCCAAAAGGGTGAATCAGTCACAAGAAGCGGACACAGTCTTGAGATCCCAGTTGGCGAAGAAATGATCGGACGAGTGTGGGATGCGATGGGGCGCCCAATTGACGGCAAGCCACAGCTTGATCAAGCTGTACTCGATAAAATGACAAAGCGCCAGATTTTTTCACCAGCATTCACAGAAACAAGTCTGGAAAATCGTTCGGATGAAGTGCTCGAAACAGGGCTTAAAGTACTTGATTTCTTTACACCATTCGTCAAAGGTCGCAAGATTGGTATCGTCGGTGGTGCAGGTGTGGGTAAAACGGTCCTTACTATGGAAATTATCAACAACGTTGCGGTTGGTTCAGGTGCGATTAGTATGTTTGCTGGTATTGGTGAGCGTATTCGTGAAGGTCATGAACTTTATAAAACACTTGATGACAATGACCTACTTAAAACCACGGCAATGTTCTTTGGTCAGATGAATGAAAATCCTGTACAGCGTAGTCTCATTGGACTTAGTGCGATCACTCTTGCTGAGTATTTTCGTGATGATCTGAAAAAAGACGTGCTTCTATTTGCCGATAACATGTATCGTTATATTCAGGCAAAAAATGAGGTTTCAACTATTATTGACCAAACTCCTGCGGAGGGTGGATATCAACCAACAGTATTTTCAGATATTAAAACATTTCAGGACCGTCTATCCACAAACGTGAATGGGTCGATTACTGCGCTACAAACAATCTATGTACCAGCTGATGACCTTTCTGATCCAGCTGTGCAAATGATTCAGCACGAACTTGACTCGACCATTGTCCTTTCACGTGCTGTTGCCGCACAGGGTATCCGTCCTGCTGTAGATATTCTCGCTTCAAAATCGAGTCTTCTCACACCGGAAGTCGTAGGTGAGCGTCACTACGAACTCGCAACTAGAGCGACAGCCGTACTGCAAAAATATGAATCTCTCAAAGGCATTATTGCCATCATTGGTGAGTCTGAGCTTTCGACTGAAGACCGCGATGATTATAATAAAGCGAAGCAATTAATCGAATTCTTCAAACAGCGTTTTAATGTGATGGAAAAAGTGACAGGCGTCCCAGGCGAGCACATGACACGTGAGCAAACTCTCGATGGAGTTGAAGCGATTATTGGTAAAAGTGAGCCAAAAGTTAAGGTGGATGAAACCAAGCCGGGTGAAGATAAATCTGACAAGACTCCAGTAGAACAGAAAAGCGATACTAAGGAAGTCGATACTCCTCCTGTGGTACTAGAAACCAAGCCAGGGGAAAAATAA
- a CDS encoding F0F1 ATP synthase subunit gamma, which yields MRRPLEIKAEEASVRSVVSLTSALETLSSMQIAKTKNKVLISNQFFDEVWNIYKQIRVDVMFNYGRTIDDKLINKELLILITAKGGLSGDIDNRLIRKFMEHYDESKNDVLVIGHHGTLKLKQAHVDYMYYFDLPEHDYINVDPLMDITRKYAKSRIFYQNYISLSQQEIKDVDLSDVVSSKGRVADLSTLGANMVTEKTYIFEPNSYAVAAYLENSILRLTISQFIYDSRLAQVASRFKAMSAAKERSITNAAELHTEYNRAKRSQVDTRLKESMAGLKKLRAGGSK from the coding sequence ATGCGTCGACCACTAGAGATTAAAGCAGAGGAAGCTTCTGTTCGTTCAGTAGTTAGCCTTACGTCTGCGCTTGAAACACTCAGTAGTATGCAAATCGCTAAAACAAAAAACAAGGTTTTGATTAGTAATCAGTTTTTTGATGAGGTCTGGAATATTTACAAACAAATTCGTGTAGACGTCATGTTCAACTATGGTCGAACAATCGACGACAAGCTTATCAATAAAGAACTTCTCATTCTAATTACCGCTAAAGGTGGTTTGAGCGGCGATATTGATAACCGCCTTATTCGAAAATTTATGGAACACTATGATGAGTCAAAGAATGACGTGCTTGTTATCGGACATCACGGGACACTTAAGCTTAAACAAGCACATGTTGATTATATGTACTATTTTGATCTGCCTGAGCATGATTACATCAACGTCGATCCCTTAATGGATATCACAAGAAAATACGCTAAAAGCCGCATCTTTTACCAAAACTATATATCACTCTCCCAGCAAGAAATCAAAGACGTTGATCTCAGCGACGTCGTGTCGAGTAAGGGGCGTGTTGCCGATCTCTCCACACTTGGTGCTAATATGGTGACTGAGAAGACATACATTTTCGAACCAAATTCATATGCCGTAGCTGCATATCTTGAGAATTCAATTTTACGCCTCACTATTTCTCAGTTTATTTACGATAGTCGCCTTGCCCAAGTTGCTAGTCGCTTTAAAGCTATGTCTGCTGCAAAGGAGCGATCAATTACTAATGCTGCTGAACTGCATACTGAGTACAACCGTGCAAAGCGTAGTCAGGTGGATACGAGGCTTAAAGAATCAATGGCAGGTCTCAAAAAATTACGTGCCGGGGGATCAAAATAA
- a CDS encoding sodium-transporting two-sector ATPase: MEANKMFEKLVADGNPVGEIIGIDSFMVSIKGLQPTNVHATVRFENGTRGYVHQVLEDHVVVMKLDATPLHTGMVCVIEALDIMIPVGKNFIGRVVNVFGEPLDGKGEIVTDQEWDVFHSAPMLYERELLDTPVETGVTILDLEYSLARGQRMAMLGDSKVGKTALAAQVAINQKNSDITVIYVLIAKRQHDVAELVSNLERNDALKKAVVVVSNSFESLILTYLVPYVGAAHGEYFWHQCNMDTLVIYDDLTAHAQAYREISLIAGVSPGRDSYPGDMFYTHSSLLERGGKTESNHASQTLIPIVYAPGGDITAYLPTNIMSITDGQWILDEKIFKDTMRPAVSTALSVTRVGGVGQNKRQKGFADKLNLTLAGYRTAEEYAHFGTELSPDAQANYDKGKVLFKLMNQGIGEIYSFAEQQFLMSIVLGSTPEEIINVDMLKEKVHEYAPKLQEDKDMKGNYEELETALKAEVTTIDEVKRAAIEKAAKNEIEKKRQADEAAQAEAQANTPTQPVKEEKK, translated from the coding sequence GTGGAAGCAAATAAAATGTTTGAGAAACTAGTTGCTGACGGTAATCCGGTAGGAGAGATTATTGGTATCGACTCATTCATGGTGAGTATTAAAGGTCTTCAGCCAACAAACGTTCATGCGACCGTACGTTTCGAAAACGGTACCCGCGGATATGTCCACCAGGTACTTGAAGATCATGTTGTTGTGATGAAACTTGACGCAACGCCACTTCATACTGGTATGGTCTGTGTCATCGAAGCGCTTGATATTATGATTCCCGTTGGTAAGAACTTTATTGGCCGGGTTGTTAATGTATTTGGTGAACCGCTTGATGGCAAGGGCGAGATTGTTACTGACCAAGAATGGGATGTGTTCCACTCTGCGCCGATGCTTTATGAGCGCGAACTACTCGATACCCCTGTCGAGACAGGTGTCACAATTCTTGATCTTGAGTACTCACTTGCACGTGGACAGCGTATGGCGATGCTCGGAGATAGTAAAGTAGGTAAGACAGCACTAGCAGCGCAAGTTGCTATTAACCAGAAAAACAGTGACATCACAGTTATCTACGTGCTAATTGCCAAGCGTCAACATGACGTCGCAGAGCTTGTGAGTAACCTAGAAAGAAATGATGCACTCAAAAAGGCTGTTGTCGTTGTAAGTAACTCTTTTGAATCATTGATTCTCACCTACCTAGTGCCGTATGTTGGTGCTGCGCACGGTGAATACTTTTGGCATCAGTGTAATATGGATACACTCGTTATTTATGATGACCTGACAGCACACGCCCAGGCCTACCGTGAAATCTCCTTAATCGCAGGTGTCTCACCAGGACGTGATTCATACCCAGGTGACATGTTCTACACACACTCTAGCCTTTTGGAGCGTGGTGGCAAGACAGAGTCAAATCATGCAAGTCAAACACTTATCCCGATTGTTTATGCACCGGGTGGTGATATCACCGCCTACCTACCAACCAACATTATGTCTATTACGGATGGTCAATGGATTTTGGATGAAAAAATCTTTAAAGATACAATGCGTCCAGCAGTTAGTACGGCACTTTCCGTGACTCGCGTTGGTGGTGTTGGTCAAAATAAACGACAAAAAGGTTTTGCCGATAAACTTAACCTAACGCTCGCAGGCTATCGAACTGCAGAGGAGTACGCTCACTTTGGTACAGAACTAAGTCCTGACGCTCAGGCTAATTACGATAAAGGTAAGGTGCTGTTTAAATTGATGAATCAGGGAATTGGTGAAATCTATAGCTTTGCTGAACAACAATTCCTTATGAGTATTGTACTTGGGAGTACTCCTGAAGAAATTATTAATGTCGATATGCTAAAAGAAAAAGTGCATGAGTATGCTCCAAAACTACAAGAAGACAAGGATATGAAGGGCAATTATGAAGAGCTTGAAACGGCATTAAAAGCTGAAGTTACCACGATTGATGAGGTGAAGCGAGCAGCTATTGAGAAAGCGGCAAAGAACGAAATAGAGAAGAAGCGCCAAGCTGACGAAGCTGCCCAGGCGGAAGCACAAGCAAATACTCCAACACAACCTGTCAAAGAGGAGAAGAAGTAG
- a CDS encoding cadmium-containing carbonic anhydrase, whose product MPDETLEYDKTIEVACITEKGLGFGEGSISVNKRIESGELSADELRTGIDIIKNADGVFVSVDADADDDGCGDGRQAARVFRINKETGLTEEFNASRRRAKVFGGGLVVASSMWRAINGPAQHQETVYGDRAYIADKLEKLHISFGAHTDSHASGDNCGCGAIDKYPLITQNILTHRSSIEATLQVLYGDSYEENKEFIDKVFATYDVVVDDENYFSNAAGSKTMGLIEESGAVVKELADHHLEAYVVLNDIDGTTLDQRALDIKFSQAGIRSELQVFVVDIWRGRMYSDAMAQLAAEVIPETNFEEARATAYADFLIRTLAVSSTLTAGDQPVLARMQPTKSDFSLAA is encoded by the coding sequence ATGCCAGACGAAACTCTTGAGTATGATAAAACTATCGAAGTTGCATGTATTACTGAGAAGGGTCTTGGTTTTGGCGAAGGCTCGATTAGCGTCAATAAGCGTATCGAGTCTGGCGAGCTTAGTGCAGATGAGCTGCGAACGGGAATCGATATTATTAAAAATGCCGACGGTGTTTTTGTATCAGTAGATGCCGATGCAGATGATGATGGCTGCGGTGATGGGAGACAAGCGGCACGGGTCTTTCGTATAAATAAAGAGACAGGTCTAACTGAGGAGTTCAACGCCTCTAGGCGACGTGCAAAGGTATTTGGTGGCGGTCTTGTTGTCGCATCAAGTATGTGGAGGGCAATTAACGGTCCAGCACAGCACCAAGAAACAGTGTATGGTGACCGTGCCTATATTGCAGATAAACTTGAGAAATTACATATCAGTTTTGGAGCTCATACAGATAGCCATGCAAGTGGTGATAACTGCGGCTGCGGTGCTATTGATAAGTACCCACTCATTACACAGAATATTTTGACACATCGATCTTCAATTGAGGCAACTCTTCAGGTCCTATATGGAGATTCATACGAAGAAAATAAAGAATTCATTGATAAGGTTTTTGCTACCTATGACGTCGTTGTAGATGATGAGAACTATTTTTCAAATGCTGCTGGTAGTAAAACCATGGGCCTCATTGAAGAAAGTGGTGCTGTTGTTAAAGAACTGGCAGACCATCATCTTGAAGCATACGTTGTTCTCAATGATATCGACGGCACAACACTTGATCAGCGAGCTCTCGATATTAAGTTCAGTCAGGCTGGAATTCGTTCTGAGCTACAGGTGTTCGTTGTGGATATATGGCGTGGTCGTATGTACTCCGACGCGATGGCTCAACTTGCAGCTGAAGTCATTCCAGAAACAAACTTTGAAGAAGCGCGGGCAACTGCATATGCTGACTTTCTGATCCGTACACTTGCTGTCTCATCGACGCTTACTGCTGGTGATCAGCCAGTACTTGCGAGAATGCAGCCAACCAAAAGTGACTTCTCACTAGCGGCTTGA
- a CDS encoding metalloregulator ArsR/SmtB family transcription factor, which yields MSKPTTADILKSLADDTRLALVRKLVSQGDEVAGSELISGCSEVLKLAQPTLSHHFSKLVQAGVLLGRKSGTEKYYRLNTDLLRSIGIDPTKL from the coding sequence ATGAGTAAACCAACAACTGCCGATATATTAAAAAGTCTTGCCGACGATACTCGTCTCGCACTTGTACGTAAACTTGTTAGTCAAGGAGATGAAGTTGCTGGAAGTGAGCTCATTAGTGGTTGCAGTGAGGTACTAAAACTAGCACAGCCGACATTAAGTCATCACTTTTCAAAGCTCGTTCAAGCTGGCGTCTTACTTGGGCGTAAATCTGGAACTGAAAAATACTATCGACTTAATACCGATCTTCTACGCTCCATCGGCATCGATCCAACAAAACTTTAA
- a CDS encoding LLM class flavin-dependent oxidoreductase — MKKTTSNDKHILFGLDSFGDIPRGNDGKLMTHAAAIRQVVDEAVLADKLGIDVIALGEHHRADFSISSPETVLAGIATKTKNIKLASGVTVLSSDDPVRVFERFATLDALSNGRAQVILGRGSFTESFPLFGFNLKDYEVLFEERVELFAEIIKEEPVTWEGTTRAALNRADIFPKTESGRIHTSIGVGGSPQSVVRAAKYGFPLMLAVIGGSPERFVPYVELYRQAAKEMGTSSNEVGIHSPGFIADTDKEARDIAWPAHKVNFDRIGRTRGWPPVERKHFDDEIEHGSLYIGSPETVAKKIAKTIKTLGVTRFDLVYGGGPMPASARLHMIELYGTKVIPRVRELLSE; from the coding sequence ATGAAAAAAACTACATCAAACGATAAACACATACTATTTGGTCTCGACTCCTTTGGTGATATTCCACGAGGTAATGACGGAAAACTAATGACCCACGCTGCTGCTATTCGCCAAGTTGTTGATGAGGCGGTCTTAGCTGACAAACTAGGTATTGATGTTATTGCGCTTGGCGAACATCACCGTGCTGACTTTTCAATCAGTAGCCCGGAAACAGTACTCGCAGGTATCGCTACAAAAACGAAAAATATTAAACTTGCTTCTGGTGTCACAGTACTAAGCTCGGATGATCCTGTAAGAGTCTTTGAGAGATTTGCTACGCTTGATGCGCTTTCCAATGGTCGAGCACAGGTTATTCTTGGACGTGGTTCTTTTACTGAATCCTTTCCACTTTTTGGCTTCAATTTAAAAGATTACGAAGTTTTATTCGAAGAGCGAGTCGAGCTGTTTGCTGAGATTATCAAAGAAGAGCCGGTCACATGGGAAGGTACGACACGTGCAGCACTAAATCGTGCAGATATTTTTCCAAAAACAGAATCTGGCCGCATTCATACATCGATCGGTGTCGGGGGCTCTCCTCAGTCAGTCGTACGAGCTGCTAAATATGGTTTTCCTCTAATGCTTGCCGTTATTGGTGGCTCCCCAGAACGCTTCGTGCCGTATGTTGAGCTTTACCGCCAAGCGGCTAAAGAAATGGGTACTAGTAGTAACGAAGTTGGCATACATTCTCCTGGGTTTATAGCAGATACGGATAAAGAGGCTCGAGATATCGCATGGCCAGCTCACAAAGTTAACTTCGACCGCATCGGGCGAACACGTGGATGGCCACCAGTTGAACGAAAACATTTTGATGATGAGATCGAACATGGTTCGCTATATATTGGATCGCCTGAAACAGTCGCAAAGAAAATAGCAAAGACAATAAAAACACTTGGAGTTACACGATTTGACCTTGTATATGGTGGTGGCCCAATGCCAGCAAGTGCTCGCCTTCATATGATTGAGTTATATGGAACAAAAGTTATTCCACGTGTTCGCGAGCTACTTAGTGAATAA
- a CDS encoding NAD(P)-binding domain-containing protein encodes MEQKLFHVFASYLVNKPVIGILGAGKLGVVIAQLTVKAGYAVYIAGSGDPEKIALTVKVITPGAIAVSGMQAITKADIVILALPLSKYKNLDVSALKNKLVIDAMNYWWEVDGDMPDLQLSDSSSEMVQDFLTSSRVVKAFSHIGYHNLLDDARPKGTRDRKAMAIAGNNIADNTSISQLVDGIGFDPVVIGDLSTSQLLEPGNPLFGSSVTKDEILKLKKKKT; translated from the coding sequence ATGGAACAAAAGTTATTCCACGTGTTCGCGAGCTACTTAGTGAATAAACCTGTTATCGGAATTTTGGGTGCTGGCAAGCTTGGCGTCGTAATTGCCCAGTTAACTGTTAAGGCTGGGTACGCAGTCTATATTGCAGGTTCTGGTGATCCAGAAAAGATCGCTTTGACAGTAAAAGTTATAACTCCCGGTGCTATAGCTGTTTCTGGTATGCAGGCAATCACCAAAGCTGATATCGTCATACTCGCCTTGCCTCTTAGTAAATATAAGAACCTCGATGTATCGGCATTAAAAAATAAATTAGTAATTGATGCTATGAACTACTGGTGGGAAGTTGATGGTGATATGCCAGATCTTCAGTTATCTGACTCATCGAGTGAGATGGTGCAGGACTTTCTGACTAGCTCACGAGTAGTGAAGGCTTTTAGCCACATTGGCTACCATAATCTACTCGATGACGCTCGGCCAAAAGGTACCCGAGATCGAAAAGCAATGGCCATCGCCGGGAATAATATCGCCGATAATACATCAATATCTCAACTAGTAGATGGTATTGGTTTTGATCCTGTTGTTATTGGTGACTTGTCTACTAGTCAGTTACTCGAGCCTGGAAACCCACTCTTTGGCTCTAGTGTCACAAAAGATGAAATTTTAAAATTAAAAAAGAAGAAGACTTAA
- a CDS encoding deoxyribodipyrimidine photo-lyase, protein MTDVRKLIIKNGQFKGDSVVYVMSRDQRVQDNHALLAAQELAITEKVPLYVLFVLQLKHSRSREHYVFMLDGLKEVAADLQSHNISFIMRSGNATEAVTSIVKGVNCGALFFDFSPLRYARATIKQIAGKVNCPVTVVDTHNSIPLWVTSNKQEFAAHTIRRKVHQHLSKFLVAPAPIKQHPFSANQLDNMSFDKALAFIDTIPASGITISHKSGEKAARKHLEKFLEKDLDQYALLRNDIVNDHQSGLSPYLHFGQISSLRVAIETMAQVKQPPLLFEMNKLAQGSGVTSAIDGMNALLEEMIVRKELSDNFCFYNENYDSIEGAPAWAIDSLKSHLADPREHVYELGDWEACKTHDDIWNAAQMEMMKTGKMHGYLRMYWAKKILEWSTSPAAAIKTAVYLNDKYSIDGGDPNGYVGILWSIAGLHDRPWFERTVFGKIRFMNAAGLRRKYDVDKYIHRIKLLP, encoded by the coding sequence ATGACAGACGTGCGGAAACTTATAATAAAGAACGGGCAGTTTAAAGGTGACTCGGTAGTTTACGTTATGTCTCGTGACCAGAGAGTGCAAGACAACCATGCACTTCTAGCCGCACAGGAGCTTGCGATCACCGAAAAAGTGCCCCTCTATGTATTATTTGTACTCCAACTAAAACACTCACGAAGCCGCGAACACTATGTATTTATGCTAGATGGGCTTAAAGAGGTTGCGGCAGATCTTCAATCACATAATATATCTTTTATTATGCGCAGTGGCAACGCAACGGAAGCCGTTACGAGTATCGTAAAAGGGGTTAATTGTGGAGCATTATTTTTTGATTTTAGCCCTTTAAGATATGCCCGCGCAACAATAAAACAGATTGCAGGCAAGGTGAACTGCCCAGTCACAGTTGTCGATACGCATAATAGTATCCCCTTATGGGTTACTTCGAACAAGCAGGAGTTTGCTGCGCACACTATAAGGAGAAAGGTACACCAACATTTAAGTAAGTTCCTTGTTGCACCCGCACCAATCAAGCAGCATCCTTTTAGTGCAAACCAACTTGATAATATGAGTTTCGATAAAGCACTTGCATTTATAGATACAATACCAGCCTCAGGTATTACTATTAGCCATAAGTCTGGTGAAAAGGCAGCGCGAAAACATTTAGAAAAATTTCTAGAAAAAGACTTAGATCAATATGCTCTTCTTAGAAATGATATCGTCAATGACCATCAAAGTGGACTTAGCCCATACCTTCACTTTGGTCAAATTTCATCGCTACGGGTGGCAATTGAAACAATGGCCCAAGTAAAACAACCCCCATTACTATTTGAGATGAATAAACTTGCACAAGGTAGTGGTGTCACAAGTGCGATTGATGGTATGAACGCGCTCCTTGAAGAGATGATTGTTAGAAAAGAACTATCTGATAATTTCTGTTTTTATAACGAAAACTATGACTCAATCGAAGGTGCGCCTGCATGGGCGATAGACTCTCTTAAAAGTCACCTGGCCGATCCTCGAGAGCATGTATATGAGCTTGGTGACTGGGAGGCATGCAAAACGCATGATGATATATGGAATGCCGCACAAATGGAAATGATGAAAACAGGTAAAATGCACGGTTACCTACGAATGTACTGGGCGAAGAAGATTCTTGAATGGTCAACATCACCTGCCGCAGCAATAAAAACCGCGGTCTACCTTAACGATAAATATTCTATAGATGGTGGTGACCCTAACGGTTATGTGGGAATACTTTGGTCAATCGCTGGTCTCCATGATCGTCCATGGTTCGAGCGAACTGTATTTGGAAAGATCCGTTTTATGAATGCAGCCGGTCTACGACGCAAATATGATGTCGACAAATACATCCATCGGATTAAACTACTCCCATGA
- a CDS encoding HVA1 family protein: MKVGSEVGWLWIGSLTTGVIKEIHPNRHEIISKGKLIVRNGTMEDPALVIMHSNGSLVLKLQHEVQELRK, encoded by the coding sequence ATGAAAGTTGGTTCAGAAGTAGGTTGGCTCTGGATAGGATCACTCACGACAGGTGTGATTAAAGAGATACATCCTAACCGCCATGAAATCATCAGTAAGGGTAAACTAATAGTACGAAATGGAACAATGGAAGATCCTGCGTTGGTAATTATGCACAGCAATGGTTCTTTGGTTTTAAAGCTTCAACATGAGGTACAAGAATTAAGAAAATAA
- a CDS encoding nuclease-related domain-containing protein has product MKSLFRTPHNINKISYFADIDERYVELQLTKSFPAGDYAVLNDILLPYDGRIGSSQIDHIVVSLYGIFCIETKSHLGWIYASKVRKLFTQVLFKSRFNIQPNPVEQNNAHIKALLAVLGSKVKSPIVNVVVFPSAGKFFIDGYDNIGSMNDLINTITGYDQKVYRYSEAKTIIETISKCNMKHAAARGYHAHAVNALYAHK; this is encoded by the coding sequence ATGAAATCATTATTTCGCACACCACATAATATAAATAAGATCTCCTACTTCGCTGATATTGATGAGCGATACGTGGAACTGCAATTAACGAAAAGCTTTCCCGCTGGAGACTATGCTGTGCTGAACGATATTCTATTGCCATACGATGGCCGTATAGGTTCGTCACAAATAGATCATATTGTTGTCTCGCTTTATGGTATTTTTTGCATAGAAACAAAATCCCATTTAGGTTGGATATATGCATCAAAAGTTAGAAAATTGTTTACGCAAGTTTTGTTTAAAAGTAGATTTAACATTCAGCCAAATCCAGTAGAGCAAAACAACGCCCATATTAAAGCATTGCTTGCGGTACTTGGCAGTAAAGTAAAGTCACCAATCGTAAACGTAGTTGTTTTTCCGTCAGCAGGTAAATTCTTTATAGATGGATACGATAACATTGGCTCAATGAACGATCTCATCAATACGATCACTGGATATGATCAAAAGGTTTATCGCTATAGTGAAGCAAAGACTATCATTGAAACGATTAGTAAGTGTAATATGAAGCACGCTGCTGCTCGTGGATACCATGCGCACGCGGTGAATGCATTATACGCACATAAGTAA
- a CDS encoding IS1595 family transposase — MAEVSSIIQFYEKFRDEQVCRDYLEQARWDGEPICPHCGSYKTYKFTNGRLFKCGDCKKQFTVRVGTIFEDSKISLQKWFLAVYLATSLKKGISSVQLSKYLGITQKTAWFMLQRIRYAIESGSYDKLGGEVEIDETYVGGKSENRAYQPAKRKEVVFGMVERDGSTTIKHVKSSGARILLPTIKENVKQGSMIYSDQWQAYKTLPYRGYQHAVVNHSEQQYVIGRIYTQNIENVWSQLKRSVYGVYHHVSPKHLQKYCSETEYRYNTRRMTDGERFDDWFGNINKRLGYKELING, encoded by the coding sequence ATGGCAGAAGTTTCATCAATAATACAGTTTTACGAGAAGTTCAGAGATGAACAAGTTTGTCGTGACTACCTCGAACAAGCTCGCTGGGATGGCGAACCGATCTGCCCCCACTGCGGTAGCTATAAAACATACAAGTTCACTAACGGTCGCCTGTTCAAGTGCGGTGACTGCAAGAAACAGTTCACTGTACGCGTAGGAACTATCTTTGAGGATAGCAAAATCTCTCTTCAAAAATGGTTCTTAGCGGTCTATCTTGCCACATCATTGAAAAAGGGCATCAGCTCTGTCCAGTTGAGCAAGTACCTCGGCATCACACAAAAGACGGCATGGTTCATGTTGCAGCGTATTCGTTATGCTATCGAAAGTGGCAGCTACGACAAGCTAGGCGGCGAAGTTGAAATTGACGAGACATACGTTGGCGGCAAGAGCGAAAACCGCGCATACCAACCAGCGAAGCGAAAAGAAGTCGTCTTTGGCATGGTTGAACGTGACGGCAGTACAACTATCAAACATGTCAAAAGTTCTGGCGCTCGTATTCTGTTACCGACAATCAAAGAAAACGTTAAACAAGGTTCGATGATTTATAGCGACCAGTGGCAAGCATACAAAACGCTGCCGTACCGTGGCTATCAGCATGCAGTCGTCAACCATAGTGAACAGCAGTATGTCATTGGGCGTATATACACGCAGAACATCGAAAACGTGTGGTCGCAGCTAAAGCGCAGTGTCTATGGCGTGTACCACCATGTTAGTCCGAAGCATTTGCAGAAGTATTGCAGCGAGACCGAGTATCGCTATAACACACGCAGAATGACTGATGGCGAGCGGTTCGACGATTGGTTTGGCAATATTAATAAAAGACTTGGGTATAAGGAGTTGATCAATGGTTAA